The bacterium genome segment CAAACAGAACCTTTCATGACGGGGCGCATCCGTCTCTTTCCTGTCCCGCAGGATACCAGCACCGAAATCGAAGCTTTACGACGCGCGATTCTGGAGCAGGTTTCAAAAGCTTTATCGCTGATTCAAAGTGATGCTGTGCTGGATTTCAGTCAGCTTTTCGCAAATACAGGAAACGCAATGCAACTTGTTTATACGATTGGATCGATCCTGAATCTTCCTGTAGAAAGGGAACAAGCCGTGCTGGAAGCCGCCACAGTACTGGAGGCACTGACTCTGATTCACTCGTACGTCACGCACGAAATTCAAGTGCTCGAATTGAGCAGCCAGATTTCAAAAAAGGTTCAAAACGAAATGTCCAAGGAACAAAGGGAATATCTCCTGAGACAGCAGATGAAAGCGATTCAGCAGGAGCTTGGTGAGAAGGATCCGCAGGAGAGCGAAGCACAACTTTTACAGGAAAGATTGGATAAAGCCCAGTTGCCCGAAGAAATCAGAAAAGAAGCGGACCGGGAACTCTCAAAACTCAAGAAACTCCCTGCAATGGCGCCGGAATATCATGTGATTCGAACGTATCTGGAATTAATTCTTGAATTGCCGTGGTTGAAGGGCACGGAAGATGAAATCAACATAGAAAAAGCCCGTAAAGTCCTGGACGAGGATCATTATGACTTAAAGGAAATTAAGGAAAGGATTCTGGAACACCTGGGTGTGTTGAAATTGAATCCGCAAGCCAAATCGCCGATTCTCTGTTTTGCCGGGCCTCCCGGTGTAGGCAAGACTTCGCTCGGACAATCGATTGCAAGATCGCTCGGGCGTACCTTTGAAAGACTGAGCCTCGGTGGAATGCATGATGAAGCAGAATTGCGGGGACACAGACGCACTTACATTGGCGCTATGCCCGGCGCAATCATTCGAACAATTCGAAGAGCCGGCGTCAATAATCCTGTACTGATGCTCGATGAAGTCGACAAGCTGGGTCATGATTTTCGCGGCGACCCTGCGGCTGCACTGCTCGAAATCCTGGATCCGGAGCAGAATCGCACTTTCCGCGATAATTATCTCGATCTTCCGTTCGACCTTTCGAAAGTATTCTTCATAACCACGGCAAATATTCTCGACACCATTCCTCAACCTTTGCTGGACAGGATGGAAATCCTGCGACTGTCCGGTTATAGCGAAGAAGAGAAAATGGAGATTGCAAAACGCTATTTGATTCCGAAGCAGCTCAAAGAAACGGGATTGACGCCCGAACAGTTGAAAATCAGCGACGAAGCCTTGCGTCGCTTGATTTCGCGGTACACCCGCGAGGCGGGAGTTCGCGAATTGGAACGCATGATCGGAAGACTTGCCAGAAAGACGGCACTGATGATTGCAGAAAACAAAAGCCAGCCTACGGAAATACTGCCTGATATGTTGATCGACTATCTCGGACCGGAACGTTTCTTTCTGGAACAGGCCCGCAAAGAATTGCCTCCCGGC includes the following:
- the lon gene encoding endopeptidase La; the encoded protein is MTDTQTLPLLPVRNTVVFPYVLTPLSVERLISVNSVQAAAASEEKEIFIVSQKNNVDDPTADDLYTIGTKAIIKKLVSPRPNTISIAVQGIERAVLIKVEQTEPFMTGRIRLFPVPQDTSTEIEALRRAILEQVSKALSLIQSDAVLDFSQLFANTGNAMQLVYTIGSILNLPVEREQAVLEAATVLEALTLIHSYVTHEIQVLELSSQISKKVQNEMSKEQREYLLRQQMKAIQQELGEKDPQESEAQLLQERLDKAQLPEEIRKEADRELSKLKKLPAMAPEYHVIRTYLELILELPWLKGTEDEINIEKARKVLDEDHYDLKEIKERILEHLGVLKLNPQAKSPILCFAGPPGVGKTSLGQSIARSLGRTFERLSLGGMHDEAELRGHRRTYIGAMPGAIIRTIRRAGVNNPVLMLDEVDKLGHDFRGDPAAALLEILDPEQNRTFRDNYLDLPFDLSKVFFITTANILDTIPQPLLDRMEILRLSGYSEEEKMEIAKRYLIPKQLKETGLTPEQLKISDEALRRLISRYTREAGVRELERMIGRLARKTALMIAENKSQPTEILPDMLIDYLGPERFFLEQARKELPPGVSTGLAWTEAGGDVLYIEATLLPEGRSMTLTGHLGDVMQESARAAHSYLWSNAEKLGIDPALFQKSGVHIHVPAGAIKKDGPSAGITIATALTSLYSGLPVDSKTGMTGEITLTGLVLPIGGLKEKVLAARRAGLVRVILPKANLKDLRDLPEEIHKEMEFIPVEHVTEVLATAISGLRERMAANTAA